A genomic stretch from Falco cherrug isolate bFalChe1 chromosome 3, bFalChe1.pri, whole genome shotgun sequence includes:
- the LOC102058548 gene encoding LOW QUALITY PROTEIN: kallikrein-11-like (The sequence of the model RefSeq protein was modified relative to this genomic sequence to represent the inferred CDS: deleted 1 base in 1 codon), with the protein MWTTPTLNLDAFGSISFITVRLGGRRHRDSGREQLRRSAKVFKYPHYNETNKDGDLMLLKFLLPVHVNRRVKPLPLASHCPVPGKTCQISGWGSTTSPEVTFPEDLHCTKVTIVSEEQCRRVYPNSITSNMVCAGESRSRADSCQGDSGGPLMCDGRLQGIVSWGPGVCGDPKKPGVYVNLCKYTQWLQETMRRN; encoded by the exons ATGTGGACCACCCCCACCCTGAACCTCGATGCTTTTGGTTCCATCAGCTTCATCACGGTGCGGCTGGGAGGCCGAAGGCACCGGGACTCGGGTCGCGAGCAGCTGCGGCGCTCAGCCAAGGTCTTCAAGTACCCGCATTACAACGAGACCAACAAGGACGGTGACTTGATGCTCCTCAAGTTCCTCCTGCCCGTCCACGTCAAC AGGAGGGTGAAACCGTTACCATTGGCTTCCCATTGCCCCGTGCCTGGCAAGACCTGCCAGATCTCGGGGTGGGGGTCCACCACCAGCCCTGAAG TCACCTTCCCTGAGGACCTCCACTGCACCAAGGTCACCATCGTCTCGGAGGAGCAGTGCCGGCGCGTCTACCCCAACTCCATCACCTCCAACATGGTCTGCGCCGGCGAGTCCCGCAGTCGGGCTGACTCCTGCCAG GGTGACTCCGGGGGCCCCCTCATGTGTGACGGGCGGCTCCAGGGTATCGTCTCGTGGGGTCCGGGGGTCTGTGGGGACCCCAAGAAACCCGGCGTCTACGTCAACCTCTGCAAATACACCCAGTGGCTCCAGGAGACCATGAGGAGGAactga